A genomic region of Gimesia chilikensis contains the following coding sequences:
- a CDS encoding DUF502 domain-containing protein, with protein MDASTTPPPPGKNSPEKKEKKKIGRTHHFFLRGLAISLPPILTLVIVIWVAGIVNNYIITPTTTTVRYCIAYFTDDSQPRDNFVQVEGLPPLEYCRKDYLVSRTDAAELEAIDDQTLGRIPRRQLTDKAWVPFGDRAVPYTDYREVAKRIRASDMPTTAMGLYMELATTRWFKSLFNLSAVAVALTIVALYFLGRFVTARIGAWMVYKFEQGVLARLPVVSNVYSSVKQVTDFFFSERTVDYSRVVAVEYPRRGIWSLGFVTGDSMLEMTVTAGEPLVAILIPTSPMPVTGYTMSVPRSEIVDLNLTVDQAFQFCLSCGVLVPPQQKVTDELLREELGKRLLGDRKLAGFKVQIAPPEPTTQTTTLASEHSESEETTDASDSNSTDSSEQPPEK; from the coding sequence ATGGATGCGAGTACCACACCGCCACCCCCTGGTAAGAATTCGCCTGAAAAAAAGGAGAAGAAAAAGATCGGGAGAACCCATCACTTCTTTCTGCGGGGCCTGGCGATCAGTCTGCCGCCGATTCTGACGCTGGTGATTGTCATCTGGGTCGCGGGAATCGTGAATAACTATATCATCACGCCTACCACAACCACGGTGCGCTACTGCATCGCCTACTTCACCGACGATTCCCAGCCGCGGGACAACTTCGTGCAGGTGGAAGGACTGCCTCCACTGGAATACTGTCGCAAGGATTACCTCGTCAGCAGGACGGATGCGGCCGAACTGGAAGCGATTGACGATCAGACGCTGGGGCGAATTCCCCGTCGGCAGCTTACGGACAAAGCCTGGGTTCCATTTGGAGATCGGGCGGTGCCTTACACTGACTATCGGGAAGTCGCGAAGCGAATTCGTGCGTCCGACATGCCGACGACGGCGATGGGTCTGTACATGGAACTGGCGACGACCCGCTGGTTCAAAAGTCTGTTCAACCTGAGCGCGGTCGCCGTGGCGTTGACGATTGTGGCGTTGTACTTTCTGGGGCGTTTCGTGACAGCCCGGATTGGCGCCTGGATGGTCTACAAGTTCGAACAGGGCGTACTGGCGAGACTGCCTGTGGTGAGCAACGTCTATTCTTCGGTGAAGCAGGTGACCGACTTCTTCTTCAGCGAACGCACGGTCGATTACAGTCGCGTGGTCGCCGTGGAATACCCGCGTCGCGGCATCTGGTCGCTGGGATTCGTCACGGGAGACAGTATGCTTGAAATGACGGTGACCGCGGGTGAACCCCTGGTGGCGATCCTGATTCCCACCTCACCGATGCCGGTGACCGGTTATACGATGAGTGTTCCCCGCAGCGAGATTGTGGATTTGAACCTGACCGTCGACCAGGCGTTTCAGTTCTGCCTGTCGTGCGGAGTGCTGGTGCCTCCGCAACAGAAAGTGACTGATGAACTGCTGCGGGAGGAACTGGGCAAGCGTCTGTTGGGCGATCGCAAGCTGGCCGGCTTCAAAGTTCAGATCGCTCCGCCCGAACCCACGACTCAGACCACCACACTCGCCAGCGAACATTCCGAATC